One segment of Anomalospiza imberbis isolate Cuckoo-Finch-1a 21T00152 unplaced genomic scaffold, ASM3175350v1 scaffold_66, whole genome shotgun sequence DNA contains the following:
- the LOC137467511 gene encoding ferrochelatase, mitochondrial isoform X3 translates to MLNMGGPERLDDVHDFLLRLFLDRDLMTLPVQNKLAPLIAKRRTPKIQEQYSRIGGGSPIKKWTAVQGEGMVKLLDSMSPRTAPHKYYIGFRYVHPLTEEAIEEMERDGIQRAIAFTQYPQYSCSTTGSSLNAIYRYYNQKGEKPKMKWSIIDRWPTHPLLIQCFADHIQKELNLFPPDKRKEVVILFSAHSLPMSVVNRGDPYPQEVGATVQRVMEKLNYSNPYRLVWQSKVGPMPWLGPQTDETIKGLCQRGKKNMLLVPIAFTSDHIETLYELDIEYAQVLASECGVENIRRAESLNGNPLFSKALADLVCSHLQSNEVCSRQLTLCCPLCVNPVCRETKAFFSSQPL, encoded by the exons ATGTTGAACATGGGAGGCCCAGAGCGGCTGGATGACGTCCACGATTTCCTGCTGCGTCTCTTCCTGGACAGAGATCTGATGACCCTTCCAGTTCAAAA TAAACTGGCTCCGCTCATTGCCAAGCGCCGCACCCCGAAGATCCAGGAGCAGTACAGCAGGATCGGCGGGGGCTCCCCCATCAAGAAGTGGACAGCGGTGCAGGGAGAGGGCATGGTGAAGCTGCTGGACAGCATGTCTCCTCGCACTG cgccTCACAAGTACTACATTGGCTTCCGCTACGTGCATCCGCTGACGGAGGAGGCCATCgaggagatggagagggacGGCATCCAGAGGGCCATTGCCTTCACCCAGTACCCCCAGTACAGCTGCTCCACCACAG GAAGCAGTTTAAATGCCATTTATCGCTACTATAACCAGAAAGGGGAGAAGCCAAAGATGAAGTGGAGCATAATTGACCGATGGCCCACACATCCCCTTCTCATTCAG TGCTTTGCTGATCACATCCAGAAGGAGCTGAACCTGTTTCCACCAGACAAAAGGAAGGAGGTGGTCATCCTCTTCTCAGCCCACTCGCTGCCCATGTCT GTGGTGAACCGCGGTGATCCCTACCCTCAGGAAGTGGGAGCTACTGTCCAGAGGGTCATGGAGAAGCTCAACTACTCCAACCCTTACAGGCTTGTGTGGCAGTCCAAG GTTGGACCAATGCCCTGGCTTGGTCCCCAGACAGACGAGACCATTAAAGGCCTGTGCCAGCGAGGAAAGAAGAACATGTTGCTGGTCCCAATAGCATTTACGAGTGACCACATTGAGACACTGTATGAACTGGACATCGAGTATGCCCAGGTTTTAGCCAGCGAG TGTGGAGTTGAAAACATCAGAAGAGCGGAGTCTCTCAATGGAAATCCACTGTTCTCCAAG GCCCTGGCAGACCTGGTGTGCTCCCACCTGCAGTCCAACGAGGTGTGCTCCCGCCAGCTGACCCTGTGCTGCCCGCTCTGCGTCAACCCCGTGTGCAGGGAGACCAAGGCGTTCTTCAGCAGCCAGCCCCTGTGA
- the LOC137467511 gene encoding ferrochelatase, mitochondrial isoform X1, with product MRAAKMAAAAAAAAAGRHLLRSRGQLRVPLRWRGQATAAAVTESAKPQVQPQERKPKTGILMLNMGGPERLDDVHDFLLRLFLDRDLMTLPVQNKLAPLIAKRRTPKIQEQYSRIGGGSPIKKWTAVQGEGMVKLLDSMSPRTAPHKYYIGFRYVHPLTEEAIEEMERDGIQRAIAFTQYPQYSCSTTGSSLNAIYRYYNQKGEKPKMKWSIIDRWPTHPLLIQCFADHIQKELNLFPPDKRKEVVILFSAHSLPMSVVNRGDPYPQEVGATVQRVMEKLNYSNPYRLVWQSKVGPMPWLGPQTDETIKGLCQRGKKNMLLVPIAFTSDHIETLYELDIEYAQVLASECGVENIRRAESLNGNPLFSKALADLVCSHLQSNEVCSRQLTLCCPLCVNPVCRETKAFFSSQPL from the exons ATGCGGGCGGCCAAGAtggctgctgccgccgccgccgccgccgccgggcgtCACC TGCTGAGGAGCCGCGGCCAGCTGCGGGTGCCGCTGCGATGGAGAGGCCAGGCCACGGCCGCCGCGGTGACGGAGAGCGCCAAGCCGCAGGTCCAGCCCCAGGAGCG GAAACCTAAAACAGGAATCTTGATGTTGAACATGGGAGGCCCAGAGCGGCTGGATGACGTCCACGATTTCCTGCTGCGTCTCTTCCTGGACAGAGATCTGATGACCCTTCCAGTTCAAAA TAAACTGGCTCCGCTCATTGCCAAGCGCCGCACCCCGAAGATCCAGGAGCAGTACAGCAGGATCGGCGGGGGCTCCCCCATCAAGAAGTGGACAGCGGTGCAGGGAGAGGGCATGGTGAAGCTGCTGGACAGCATGTCTCCTCGCACTG cgccTCACAAGTACTACATTGGCTTCCGCTACGTGCATCCGCTGACGGAGGAGGCCATCgaggagatggagagggacGGCATCCAGAGGGCCATTGCCTTCACCCAGTACCCCCAGTACAGCTGCTCCACCACAG GAAGCAGTTTAAATGCCATTTATCGCTACTATAACCAGAAAGGGGAGAAGCCAAAGATGAAGTGGAGCATAATTGACCGATGGCCCACACATCCCCTTCTCATTCAG TGCTTTGCTGATCACATCCAGAAGGAGCTGAACCTGTTTCCACCAGACAAAAGGAAGGAGGTGGTCATCCTCTTCTCAGCCCACTCGCTGCCCATGTCT GTGGTGAACCGCGGTGATCCCTACCCTCAGGAAGTGGGAGCTACTGTCCAGAGGGTCATGGAGAAGCTCAACTACTCCAACCCTTACAGGCTTGTGTGGCAGTCCAAG GTTGGACCAATGCCCTGGCTTGGTCCCCAGACAGACGAGACCATTAAAGGCCTGTGCCAGCGAGGAAAGAAGAACATGTTGCTGGTCCCAATAGCATTTACGAGTGACCACATTGAGACACTGTATGAACTGGACATCGAGTATGCCCAGGTTTTAGCCAGCGAG TGTGGAGTTGAAAACATCAGAAGAGCGGAGTCTCTCAATGGAAATCCACTGTTCTCCAAG GCCCTGGCAGACCTGGTGTGCTCCCACCTGCAGTCCAACGAGGTGTGCTCCCGCCAGCTGACCCTGTGCTGCCCGCTCTGCGTCAACCCCGTGTGCAGGGAGACCAAGGCGTTCTTCAGCAGCCAGCCCCTGTGA
- the LOC137467511 gene encoding ferrochelatase, mitochondrial isoform X4 produces MRAAKMAAAAAAAAAGRHRELLRSRGQLRVPLRWRGQATAAAVTESAKPQVQPQERKPKTGILMLNMGGPERLDDVHDFLLRLFLDRDLMTLPVQNKLAPLIAKRRTPKIQEQYSRIGGGSPIKKWTAVQGEGMVKLLDSMSPRTAPHKYYIGFRYVHPLTEEAIEEMERDGIQRAIAFTQYPQYSCSTTGSSLNAIYRYYNQKGEKPKMKWSIIDRWPTHPLLIQCFADHIQKELNLFPPDKRKEVVILFSAHSLPMSVVNRGDPYPQEVGATVQRVMEKLNYSNPYRLVWQSKVGPMPWLGPQTDETIKGLCQRGKKNMLLVPIAFTSDHIETLYELDIEYAQVLASECGVENIRRAESLNGNPLFSKALADLVCSHLQSNEVCSRQLTLCCPLCVNPVCRETKAFFSSQPL; encoded by the exons ATGCGGGCGGCCAAGAtggctgctgccgccgccgccgccgccgccgggcgtCACCGTGAGT TGCTGAGGAGCCGCGGCCAGCTGCGGGTGCCGCTGCGATGGAGAGGCCAGGCCACGGCCGCCGCGGTGACGGAGAGCGCCAAGCCGCAGGTCCAGCCCCAGGAGCG GAAACCTAAAACAGGAATCTTGATGTTGAACATGGGAGGCCCAGAGCGGCTGGATGACGTCCACGATTTCCTGCTGCGTCTCTTCCTGGACAGAGATCTGATGACCCTTCCAGTTCAAAA TAAACTGGCTCCGCTCATTGCCAAGCGCCGCACCCCGAAGATCCAGGAGCAGTACAGCAGGATCGGCGGGGGCTCCCCCATCAAGAAGTGGACAGCGGTGCAGGGAGAGGGCATGGTGAAGCTGCTGGACAGCATGTCTCCTCGCACTG cgccTCACAAGTACTACATTGGCTTCCGCTACGTGCATCCGCTGACGGAGGAGGCCATCgaggagatggagagggacGGCATCCAGAGGGCCATTGCCTTCACCCAGTACCCCCAGTACAGCTGCTCCACCACAG GAAGCAGTTTAAATGCCATTTATCGCTACTATAACCAGAAAGGGGAGAAGCCAAAGATGAAGTGGAGCATAATTGACCGATGGCCCACACATCCCCTTCTCATTCAG TGCTTTGCTGATCACATCCAGAAGGAGCTGAACCTGTTTCCACCAGACAAAAGGAAGGAGGTGGTCATCCTCTTCTCAGCCCACTCGCTGCCCATGTCT GTGGTGAACCGCGGTGATCCCTACCCTCAGGAAGTGGGAGCTACTGTCCAGAGGGTCATGGAGAAGCTCAACTACTCCAACCCTTACAGGCTTGTGTGGCAGTCCAAG GTTGGACCAATGCCCTGGCTTGGTCCCCAGACAGACGAGACCATTAAAGGCCTGTGCCAGCGAGGAAAGAAGAACATGTTGCTGGTCCCAATAGCATTTACGAGTGACCACATTGAGACACTGTATGAACTGGACATCGAGTATGCCCAGGTTTTAGCCAGCGAG TGTGGAGTTGAAAACATCAGAAGAGCGGAGTCTCTCAATGGAAATCCACTGTTCTCCAAG GCCCTGGCAGACCTGGTGTGCTCCCACCTGCAGTCCAACGAGGTGTGCTCCCGCCAGCTGACCCTGTGCTGCCCGCTCTGCGTCAACCCCGTGTGCAGGGAGACCAAGGCGTTCTTCAGCAGCCAGCCCCTGTGA
- the LOC137467511 gene encoding ferrochelatase, mitochondrial isoform X2 produces MRAAKMAAAAAAAAAGLLRSRGQLRVPLRWRGQATAAAVTESAKPQVQPQERKPKTGILMLNMGGPERLDDVHDFLLRLFLDRDLMTLPVQNKLAPLIAKRRTPKIQEQYSRIGGGSPIKKWTAVQGEGMVKLLDSMSPRTAPHKYYIGFRYVHPLTEEAIEEMERDGIQRAIAFTQYPQYSCSTTGSSLNAIYRYYNQKGEKPKMKWSIIDRWPTHPLLIQCFADHIQKELNLFPPDKRKEVVILFSAHSLPMSVVNRGDPYPQEVGATVQRVMEKLNYSNPYRLVWQSKVGPMPWLGPQTDETIKGLCQRGKKNMLLVPIAFTSDHIETLYELDIEYAQVLASECGVENIRRAESLNGNPLFSKALADLVCSHLQSNEVCSRQLTLCCPLCVNPVCRETKAFFSSQPL; encoded by the exons ATGCGGGCGGCCAAGAtggctgctgccgccgccgccgccgccgccgggc TGCTGAGGAGCCGCGGCCAGCTGCGGGTGCCGCTGCGATGGAGAGGCCAGGCCACGGCCGCCGCGGTGACGGAGAGCGCCAAGCCGCAGGTCCAGCCCCAGGAGCG GAAACCTAAAACAGGAATCTTGATGTTGAACATGGGAGGCCCAGAGCGGCTGGATGACGTCCACGATTTCCTGCTGCGTCTCTTCCTGGACAGAGATCTGATGACCCTTCCAGTTCAAAA TAAACTGGCTCCGCTCATTGCCAAGCGCCGCACCCCGAAGATCCAGGAGCAGTACAGCAGGATCGGCGGGGGCTCCCCCATCAAGAAGTGGACAGCGGTGCAGGGAGAGGGCATGGTGAAGCTGCTGGACAGCATGTCTCCTCGCACTG cgccTCACAAGTACTACATTGGCTTCCGCTACGTGCATCCGCTGACGGAGGAGGCCATCgaggagatggagagggacGGCATCCAGAGGGCCATTGCCTTCACCCAGTACCCCCAGTACAGCTGCTCCACCACAG GAAGCAGTTTAAATGCCATTTATCGCTACTATAACCAGAAAGGGGAGAAGCCAAAGATGAAGTGGAGCATAATTGACCGATGGCCCACACATCCCCTTCTCATTCAG TGCTTTGCTGATCACATCCAGAAGGAGCTGAACCTGTTTCCACCAGACAAAAGGAAGGAGGTGGTCATCCTCTTCTCAGCCCACTCGCTGCCCATGTCT GTGGTGAACCGCGGTGATCCCTACCCTCAGGAAGTGGGAGCTACTGTCCAGAGGGTCATGGAGAAGCTCAACTACTCCAACCCTTACAGGCTTGTGTGGCAGTCCAAG GTTGGACCAATGCCCTGGCTTGGTCCCCAGACAGACGAGACCATTAAAGGCCTGTGCCAGCGAGGAAAGAAGAACATGTTGCTGGTCCCAATAGCATTTACGAGTGACCACATTGAGACACTGTATGAACTGGACATCGAGTATGCCCAGGTTTTAGCCAGCGAG TGTGGAGTTGAAAACATCAGAAGAGCGGAGTCTCTCAATGGAAATCCACTGTTCTCCAAG GCCCTGGCAGACCTGGTGTGCTCCCACCTGCAGTCCAACGAGGTGTGCTCCCGCCAGCTGACCCTGTGCTGCCCGCTCTGCGTCAACCCCGTGTGCAGGGAGACCAAGGCGTTCTTCAGCAGCCAGCCCCTGTGA
- the LOC137467509 gene encoding asparagine--tRNA ligase, cytoplasmic-like, which yields MAGDVLARTAALAFEELYVSEREGSDSTGDGTQKKPFKTVLKALMTAGKEPFPTIYVDSQKENERWAIISKSQMKNVKKLWHREQMKNEAKEKKEAEDLLRREKNLEEAKKVVIKNDPSLPEPTCVKINALEAYRGQRVKIFGWIHRLRRQGKNLMFIVLRDGTGFLQCVLSDELCQCYNGLVLSTESSVVVYGTLNLLPQGKQAPGGHELSCDYWELIGLAPAGGADNLLNEDSEVDVQLNNRHMMIRGENMSKIFKVRSMVVQAFRDHFFANGYYEVTPPTLVQTQVEGGSTLFKLDYFGEEAYLTQSSQLYLETCLPALGDVFCIAQSYRAEQSRTRRHLAEYTHIEAECPFISFEDLLDRLENLVCDVVDRVLKSPAATLLYDLNPGFQPPKRPFRRMNYAEAIEWLKEHDVKKEDGTYYEFGEDIPEAPERLMTDTINEPILLCRFPAEIKSFYMQRCSDDSHLTESVDVLMPNVGEIVGGSMRTWDSEELLEGYKREGIDPTPYYWYTDQRKYGTCPHGGYGLGLERFLTWILNRHHIRDVCLYPRFVQRCKP from the exons ATGGCGGGGGACGTGCTGGCCAGGACGGCGGCGCTGGCCTTCG AAGAGCTGTATGTGTCTGAACGAGAGGGCAGCGACTCCACTGGTGATGGTACACAAAAGAAACCATTCAAGACTGTGCTGAAG GCGTTGATGACAGCAGGAAAAGAGCCATTTCCTACAATTTATGTGGATTCCCAAAAAGAAAATGAG AGATGGGCCATCATTTCCAAATCACAGATGAAGAATGTCAAAAAGCTATGGCACAGGGAGCAGATGAAAAATGAAGctaaggagaagaaggag GCTGAAGATCTCTTGAGAAGAGAGAAGAACTTGGAGGAAGCCAAGAAGGTTGTTATCAAGAATGATCCCAGTCTTCCAGAGCCCACGTGT GTGAAGATCAATGCTCTGGAGGCTTACAGAGGGCAGAGAGTGAAGATTTTTGGCTGGATCCACAGGTTACGGAGGCAAG GGAAAAATCTGATGTTTATTGTCCTGAGAGATGGCACAGGGTTTCTCCAGTGTGTCCTTTCTGATGAGCTG TGCCAGTGCTACAACGGGCTGGTGCTGTCCACGGAGAGCAGCGTGGTGGTGTATGGCACGCTGAACCTCCTGCCCCAGGGCAAGCAG GCTCCAGGAGGCCACGAGCTGAGCTGTGATTACTGGGAGCTCATCGGCCTGGCCCCAGCAGGAGGGGCTGACAATCTGCTCAACGAGGACTCAGAGGTGGATGTGCAGCTCAACAACAGGCACATGATGATTCGAGGTGAGAACATGTCCAAAATCTTCAAGGTGCGCTCCATGGTCGTGCAGGCCTTCAGGGATCACTTCTTTGCCAACGGATACTATGAA GTCACACCACCAACCCTAGTGCAGACGCAGGTGGAGGGAGGCTCCACCCTGTTCAAGCTGGATTACTTTGGTGAAGAGGCATACCTGACCCAGTCATCCCAGCTCTACCTGGAGACCTGCCTGCCAGCTCTGGGAGATGTCTTCTGTATTGCTCAGTCCTACAGAGCTGAGCAGTCCAGGACCCGCAGGCACTTGGCAGA GTACACTCACATTGAAGCTGAATGTCCTTTTATAAGTTTTGAGGATTTGTTGGACCGTCTGGAGAACTTGGTGTGTGATGTCGTAGACAGAGTCTTGAAATCACCTGCAGCGACCTTACTGTACGACCTCAACCCG GGTTTCCAGCCCCCCAAACGTCCCTTCCGACGCATGAACTATGCTGAAGCCATCGAGTGGCTGAAGGAACATGATGTGAAGAAGGAAGATGGCACTTACTATGAGTTTGGGGAG GACATTCCCGAAGCTCCCGAGAGACTGATGACAGACACCATTAACGAGCCCATCCTGCTGTGCCGGTTCCCTGCAGAGATCAAGTCTTTCTACATGCAGCGCTGCAGCGACGACTCGCACCTCACCGAGTCC GTGGACGTGCTGATGCCCAACGTGGGCGAGATCGTCGGCGGTTCCATGCGCACTTGGGACAGCGAGGAGCTGCTCGAGGGCTACAAGAGAGAGGGCATCGATCCCACGCCCTACTACTGGTACACGGATCAG AGAAAATACGGTACGTGCCCTCATGGAGGATACGGTTTGGGATTGGAGCGGTTCCTGACCTGGATTCTGAACAGACACCACATCCGAGATGTCTGTCTCTATCCACGCTTTGTCCAACGCTGCAAACCTTAG
- the LOC137467502 gene encoding phospholipid-transporting ATPase IC-like, translating into MISERDSETTFEEDSQPNDEVVPYSDDETEDELDGRQPGAEPGPNQTSRDAEESRDPGKKDCSWQVKANDQHFYDQPGFKRTIFLCFKKSKYAGNAIKTYKYNPITFLPLNLFEQFKRAANFYFLVLLILQSIPQITTLSWYTTLVPLLLVLGITAVKDLVDDIARHRMDSEVNNRTCDVIKDGRFKATKWKDVKVGDIIRLKKNTFVPADILLLSSSEPNSLCYVETAELDGETNLKFKMALEVTHRHLQEESALADFDGLVECEEPNNRLDKFTGSLSWRNSNYSLDADKILLRGCKIRNTDFCHGMVIFAGADTKIMKNSGKTRFKRTKIDSLMNYMVYTIIVVLILLSAGLAIGHTYWEQQIGNSSWYLYDAQDSSPAYRGFLNFWGYIIVLNTMVPISLYVSVEVIRFGQSYFINWDLQMYYPEKDTAAKARTTTLNEQLGQIQYIFSDKTGTLTQNIMTFKKCCINGQRYGDCRDAAGQPQSHPEQVDFSWNVYADGKFLFYDHYLIEQIKSGKEPEIQKFFFLLAICHTVMADTSDGQLNYQAASPDEGALVTAARNFGYAFLSRTQSTITLSEMGVERTYEVLAILDFNSDRKRMSVIVRESGGNIRLYCKGADTVIYERLHPRNVMREATEEALDVFANETLRTLCLCYRDISQDEFEVWNKKFVEASLATSHRDEALDKVYEEIEKNLILLGATAIEDKLQDGVPETISRLSKADIKIWVLTGDKKETAENIGFSCELLTEETAICYGEDTSTLLQTRLENQRNGAGSSPHSSLRMNEPFFQGSRDRALIITGSWLNEILLEKKKKKKKLKLKFPRTAEEKKKQTEKRRRAEAHKEQQQKNFVDLACECRAVICCRVTPKQKAMVVELVKKYKKAITLAIGDGANDVNMIKTAHIGVGISGQEGMQAVMSSDYSFGQFRYLQRLLLVHGRWSYIRMCKFLRYFFYKNFAFTLVHIWYSFFNGFSAQTAYEDWFITLYNVLYSSLPVLLVGLLDQDVSDKLSLRFPRLYVLGQRDLLFNYKKFFMSLLHGAVTSLIIFFIPYGAYLKSMGQNGEAPADYQSFAVTAASSLIFVVNFQIGLDTSYWTFVNAFSVFGSIALYFGITFDFHSAGIHVLFPSGFQFTGTAPNALRQPYLWLTMILSIAICLLPVVAQRFFSMTIWPSESDKIQRNRRKYLLEEQQWKRRQSAFRRGVSARRSAYAFSHQRGYADLIASGRSIRKRRAPLDAVLAGGGPGSADTWETS; encoded by the exons ACTGCAGCTGGCAAGTTAAAGCAAACGACCAGCACTTCTATGACCAGCCGGGCTTCAAGAGAACAATCTTCCTGTGCTTCAAGAAAAGCAAATATGCG GGAAATGCAATTAAGACATACAAGTACAACCCCATCACTTTTTTACCTCTGAATCTGTTCGAACAGTTCAAGAGAGCAGCCAACTTCTATTTCCTTGTTCTTCTCATCCTGCAG TCGATTCCTCAAATAACTACCCTGTCATGGTACACCACACTGGTGCCCTTGCTCTTGGTGCTGGGAATAACTGCAGTCAAAGACCTGGTGGATGACATT GCTCGTCACAGGATGGACAGCGAGGTCAATAACAGGACATGTGATGTCATCAAGGATGGAAG GTTCAAAGCCACTAAATGGAAAGATGTTAAAGTTGGTGATATCATTCGtctgaagaaaaatacttttgttcCT GCTGATATTTTGTTGCTGTCCAGCTCAGAACCTAACAGTCTGTGCTATGTGGAGACAGCTGAACTGGATGG GGAGACCAACTTAAAATTCAAAATGGCCCTAGAGGTGACACACAGACACCTTCAGGAAGAAAGTGCCCTGGCAGACTTTGATG GTCTGGTTGAATGTGAAGAACCCAATAACCGACTGGATAAGTTTACAGGAAGCTTATCCTGGAGAAACTCAAATTATTCCCTGGATGCTGATAAGATTTTGTTGCGTGGCTGTAAGATCAGGAATACAGACTTCTGCCATGGCATGGTCATATTTGCAG GTGCTGacacaaaaataatgaaaaatagtgGAAAGACAAGATTTAAAAGGACAAAAATTGACTCCCTTATGAACTACATGGTTTATACT ATCATCGTGGTCCTTATCCTGCTGTCAGCTGGGCTGGCCATCGGACACACCTACTGGGAGCAGCAGATTGGTAACTCCTCCTGGTACCTCTACGATGCACAGGACTCAAGCCCTGCCTACCGGGGCTTCCTCAACTTCTGGGGGTACATCATTGTCCTCAACACCATGGTGCCCATTTCCCTCTACGTGAG TGTGGAAGTAATTCGCTTTGGCCAAAGCTATTTCATCAACTGGGACCTGCAGATGTACTACCCCGAGAAGGACACGGCTGCCAAGGCCAGGACCACCACGCTGAATGAGCAGCTGGGGCAAATCCAGTACATCTTCTCTGACAAGACTGGAACCCTTACACAGAACATCATGACCTTTAAAAAGTGTTGCATAAACGGGCAGAGATACG GAGACTGCCGGGATGCAGCGGGGcagccccagagccaccccGAG CAAGTTGATTTCAGCTGGAATGTGTACGCAGATGGAAAGTTCTTATTCTATGATCACTATCTGATAGAGCAAATAAAGTCTGGAAAGGAGCCAGAAATCCAGAAGTTCTTTTTTCTGCTTGCCATTTGTCACACAGTCATGGCTGACACTTCTGATG GTCAGCTCAACTACCAGGCAGCTTCCCCGGACGAGGGGGCCCTGGTGACGGCCGCCCGGAACTTCGGGTATGCGTTCCTCTCCCGAACACAGAGCACCATCACCCTAAGTGAGATGGGGGTCGAGAGGACCTATGAGGTCCTGGCCATCCTGGATTTCAACAGCGACAGGAAGCGGATGTCTGTCATTG TAAGAGAGTCCGGTGGCAATATCAGGCTGTATTGCAAAGGGGCTGATACGGTGATTTACGAGCGGCTGCACCCCAGGAATGTAATGAGAGAAGCCACAGAAGAGGCGCTTGAT GTCTTTGCAAATGAAACTCTCAGGACGCTCTGCCTGTGCTATAGAGACATAAGCCAGGATGAATTTGAAGTGTGGAATAAAAAGTTTGTGGAGGCCAGTTTAGCTACAAGTCACCGAGATGAAGCTCTGGACAAAGTGTATgaggaaatagaaaaaaacttGATT CTGCTTGGTGCAACAGCTATAGAAGACAAACTGCAGGATGGAGTTCCAGAAACTATCTCCAGACTCTCCAAAGCAGACATTAAAATCTGGGTGCTTACTGGTGACAAAAAAG aaactgctgaaaataTTGGATTTTCTTGTGAACTCTTAACAGAGGAAACAGCCATCTGCTATGGAGAAGATACCAG TACTCTCCTTCAAACGAggctggaaaaccagaggaacGGGGCTGGATCCAGTCCACATTCCTCTCTCAGAATGAACGAGCCATTCTTCCAGGGTAGCAGAGATCGGGCTCTAATCATCACTGGCTCCTGGCTG aaTGAAATCctgctggagaagaaaaagaagaaaaagaaacttaaaCTGAAATTCCCCAGAAcagcagaagagaagaaaaaacaaactgagaaaaggagaagggcAGAGGCCcacaaggagcagcagcagaagaactTTGTTGATCTGGCCTGCGAGTGCAGGGCTGTGATCTGCTGCCGTGTGACACCCAAGCAGAAGGCCATGGTGGTGGAGCTGGTGAAGAAGTACAAGAAGGCCATCACCCTGGCCATCGGGGACGGGGCCAATGATGTGAACATGATCAAAA CTGCCCACATTGGAGTTGGGATCAGTGGCCAGGAGGGGATGCAGGCCGTCATGTCGAGTGACTACTCCTTCGGACAGTTCCGCTACCTCCAGCGGCTGCTGCTGGTCCACGGGCGCTGGTCATACATCAGGATGTGCAAGTTTCTGAGATACTTCTTCTACAAAAACTTCGCTTTCACACTGGTCCACATCTGGTACTCGTTCTTCaatggtttctctgcccag ACAGCCTACGAGGACTGGTTCATCACGCTGTACAACGTGCTGTATTCCAGCCTCCCGGTCCTGCTCGTTGGCTTGCTTGACCAG GATGTGAGCGACAAACTGAGCCTTCGATTCCCCAGACTTTATGTTTTGGGTCAGAGAGATTTACTTTTCAACTACAAGAAGTTCTTTATGAGTTTGCTCCATGGAGCTGTAACTTCACTGATCATCTTCTTCATCCCGTACGGAGCCTACCTGAAATCTATGGGACAAAATGGAGAAGCCCCTGCAGATTATCAGTCCTTTGCTGTCACAGCAGCATCCTCTCTGATATTTGTTGTCAATTTTCAG attGGCCTGGATACGTCTTACTGGACTTTTGTTAATGCTTTTTCAGTATTTGGGAGTATTGCACTTTACTTTGGGATCACATTTGACTTTCACAGTGCTGGAATCCATGTTCTCTTCCCTTCTGGCTTTCAGTTCACAG GAACTGCTCCGAATGCTCTGCGGCAGCCATACCTTTGGCTTACCATGATTTTATCCATTGCAATTTGCCTACTGCCCGTAGTGGCACAGCGCTTCTTCTCCATGACAATCTGGCCTTCTGAGAGTGATAAA ATCCAGAGGAACCGTCGGAAGTacctgctggaggagcagcagtggaAGCGGCGGCAAAGCGCGTTCCGCCGCGGTGTGTCCGCCCGCCGCTCCGCCTACGCCTTCTCCCACCAGCGCGGCTATGCCGACCTGATCGCCTCGGGGCGCAGCATCCGCAAGCGGCGCGCCCCGCTGGATGCCGTGCTGGCCGGCGGCGGCCCGGGCTCCGCGGACACGTGGGAGACGAGCTGA